One genomic window of Papaver somniferum cultivar HN1 unplaced genomic scaffold, ASM357369v1 unplaced-scaffold_150, whole genome shotgun sequence includes the following:
- the LOC113336095 gene encoding uncharacterized protein LOC113336095 isoform X1: MKMKSETLTLVLVNLAGIMERADESLLPGVYKEVGAALHTDPTGLGSLTLFRSIVQSLCYPLATYLAVRHNRAHVIALGAFLWAFATFLVGISSTFLEVAVSRGLNGIGLAIVIPAIQSLVADSTDDHNRGVAFGWLQVTGNIGTILGGLLSVLLASTSFMGIAGWRISFHLVAIVSIIVGVLVGLFAKDPRFVDKSSTDGSSLAKSVLLEFKELFREAQSVMKIPSFQIIVAQGVSGSFPWSALSFAPMWLELIGFTHKQTALLMGMFTVASSIGALFGGKMGDVLSVRFPNAGRIILSQISSGSAIPLAGILLLGLPDDPNTAFKHGLILFIMGLFITWNAAATNNPIFAEIVPEKSRTSIYALDRSFESVLASFAPPVVGLLSQHAFGYKPIPQGSSLSVEVERDRENAASLAKALYTAIAIPMALCCFIYTFLYRTYPRDRDRAKMNALIESEMEQLKSENLPTVGDYSQVQVYEKETVIDLDYGAEEDGLEGDESDEKTLLTRE, from the exons atgaagatgaaatcagAAACATTAACATTGGTGTTGGTAAATCTAGCAGGAATAATGGAAAGGGCAGATGAATCGTTATTACCGGGTGTTTATAAAGAAGTTGGAGCAGCTCTACATACTGATCCAACTGGTTTAGGTTCATTAACTCTGTTTCGTTCAATTGTACAGTCCCTGTGTTACCCATTAGCTACTTATCTTGCTGTTCGTCATAACCGTGCTCATGTTATTGCTCTTGGTGCTTTTCTTTGGGCTTTTGCAACTTTCTTGGTTGGCATCTCTTCTACTTTCTTGGAG GTGGCTGTTTCCCGCGGTTTGAATGGGATTGGACTTGCTATAGTTATACCAGCTATTCAGTCCCTTGTTGCTGACTCAACTGATGACCACAATCGTGGTGTAGCTTTTGGATGGCTTCAGGTAACAGGAAATATAGGGACAATTCTCGGTGGTCTGTTGTCGGTTCTTCTAGCTTCCACGTCATTCATGGGTATTGCTGGTTGGAGAATTTCCTTCCATCTCGTTGCGATTGTTAGTATTATTGTTGGAGTTTTAGTTGGATTATTTGCCAAAGATCCTCGGTTTGTAGATAAAAGTAGTACAGATGGTTCAAGTTTAGCAAAATCAGTATTGTTAGAGTTCAAGGAATTGTTTCGAGAAGCACAATCGGTGATGAAAATTCCATCCTTCCAGATTATTGTAGCACAGGGAGTTAGTGGATCATTTCCATGGTCCGCTTTGTCATTCGCACCAATGTGGTTGGAACTTATTGGCTTCACTCACAAACAAACAGCACTTCTCATGGGTATGTTTACAGTTGCTAGTTCTATTGGGGCACTTTTCGGAGGAAAGATGGGAGATGTGCTCTCTGTCCGTTTTCCAAACGCAGGGAGGATTATTTTGTCTCAGATAAGTTCAGGTTCAGCTATCCCACTTGCAGGGATTCTGCTGCTAGGTTTGCCTGATGATCCCAACACTGCATTCAAACACGGCCTGATTTTGTTCATCATGGGTTTGTTCATAACCTGGAACGCTGCGGCTACAAACAA TCCAATATTTGCAGAGATAGTTCCAGAGAAATCTAGGACGAGCATTTATGCTCTGGATCGATCTTTTGAGTCTGTGTTAGCATCTTTTGCACCTCCGGTAGTCGGACTTCTATCACAACATGCTTTTGGTTATAAACCGATTCCTCAAGGATCAAGTCTGTCAGTTGAGGTAGAAAGAGATAGAGAAAATGCTGCATCACTAGCCAAGGCCCTGTACACAGCAATAGCAATTCCAATGGCTCTTTGTTGCTTCATTTACACATTCCTCTATCGTACTTACCCAAGAGATAGAGACCGAGCAAAGATGAACGCGCTGATTGAATCAGAAATGGAGCAGTTAAAGTCGGAAAATCTTCCAACTGTAGGAGACTATTCTCAAGTTCAGGTTTATGAAAAAGAAACTGTGATCGATCTTGATTATGGAGCGGAGGAGGATGGCCTTGAAGGTGATGAGAGTGATGAGAAGACCCTACTTACTCGTGAATAA
- the LOC113336095 gene encoding uncharacterized protein LOC113336095 isoform X2 translates to MYVHTTDGSHLERVAVSRGLNGIGLAIVIPAIQSLVADSTDDHNRGVAFGWLQVTGNIGTILGGLLSVLLASTSFMGIAGWRISFHLVAIVSIIVGVLVGLFAKDPRFVDKSSTDGSSLAKSVLLEFKELFREAQSVMKIPSFQIIVAQGVSGSFPWSALSFAPMWLELIGFTHKQTALLMGMFTVASSIGALFGGKMGDVLSVRFPNAGRIILSQISSGSAIPLAGILLLGLPDDPNTAFKHGLILFIMGLFITWNAAATNNPIFAEIVPEKSRTSIYALDRSFESVLASFAPPVVGLLSQHAFGYKPIPQGSSLSVEVERDRENAASLAKALYTAIAIPMALCCFIYTFLYRTYPRDRDRAKMNALIESEMEQLKSENLPTVGDYSQVQVYEKETVIDLDYGAEEDGLEGDESDEKTLLTRE, encoded by the exons ATGTATGTGCATACAACAGACGGCTCACACCTAGAACGG GTGGCTGTTTCCCGCGGTTTGAATGGGATTGGACTTGCTATAGTTATACCAGCTATTCAGTCCCTTGTTGCTGACTCAACTGATGACCACAATCGTGGTGTAGCTTTTGGATGGCTTCAGGTAACAGGAAATATAGGGACAATTCTCGGTGGTCTGTTGTCGGTTCTTCTAGCTTCCACGTCATTCATGGGTATTGCTGGTTGGAGAATTTCCTTCCATCTCGTTGCGATTGTTAGTATTATTGTTGGAGTTTTAGTTGGATTATTTGCCAAAGATCCTCGGTTTGTAGATAAAAGTAGTACAGATGGTTCAAGTTTAGCAAAATCAGTATTGTTAGAGTTCAAGGAATTGTTTCGAGAAGCACAATCGGTGATGAAAATTCCATCCTTCCAGATTATTGTAGCACAGGGAGTTAGTGGATCATTTCCATGGTCCGCTTTGTCATTCGCACCAATGTGGTTGGAACTTATTGGCTTCACTCACAAACAAACAGCACTTCTCATGGGTATGTTTACAGTTGCTAGTTCTATTGGGGCACTTTTCGGAGGAAAGATGGGAGATGTGCTCTCTGTCCGTTTTCCAAACGCAGGGAGGATTATTTTGTCTCAGATAAGTTCAGGTTCAGCTATCCCACTTGCAGGGATTCTGCTGCTAGGTTTGCCTGATGATCCCAACACTGCATTCAAACACGGCCTGATTTTGTTCATCATGGGTTTGTTCATAACCTGGAACGCTGCGGCTACAAACAA TCCAATATTTGCAGAGATAGTTCCAGAGAAATCTAGGACGAGCATTTATGCTCTGGATCGATCTTTTGAGTCTGTGTTAGCATCTTTTGCACCTCCGGTAGTCGGACTTCTATCACAACATGCTTTTGGTTATAAACCGATTCCTCAAGGATCAAGTCTGTCAGTTGAGGTAGAAAGAGATAGAGAAAATGCTGCATCACTAGCCAAGGCCCTGTACACAGCAATAGCAATTCCAATGGCTCTTTGTTGCTTCATTTACACATTCCTCTATCGTACTTACCCAAGAGATAGAGACCGAGCAAAGATGAACGCGCTGATTGAATCAGAAATGGAGCAGTTAAAGTCGGAAAATCTTCCAACTGTAGGAGACTATTCTCAAGTTCAGGTTTATGAAAAAGAAACTGTGATCGATCTTGATTATGGAGCGGAGGAGGATGGCCTTGAAGGTGATGAGAGTGATGAGAAGACCCTACTTACTCGTGAATAA
- the LOC113336094 gene encoding uncharacterized protein LOC113336094 — translation MKSETLTLVLVNLAGIMERADESLLPGVYKEVGAALHTDPTGLGSLTLFRSIVQSLCYPLAMYLAVRHNRTHVIALGAFLWAAATFLVGFSSTFFQVAVSRGLNGIGLAMVQPAIQSLVADSTEDHNRGMAFGWLQLTGNLGAILGGMLSVLLASTSFMGIAGWRIAFHLVAIVSIIVGILVRLYAKDSRFIEKNCVDGDSSTGKSLQLKEFFKEAKSVMKIPTFQIVVAQGVTGSFGGAALAFIPMWLEVIGFSHKETAFLMSMYPVACSIGGLFGGKMGDILSVRLPNSGRIILSQISAVSFIPLAWILLLGLPYDPSTAFKHGLVLFIIGLFTSWNAPATNNPIFAEIVPVRSRTSIYALDQSFENILASFAPPVVGLLSQHVFGYTPAPRGSSQSVEVETDKKNAASLAKALYASIAIPFTICVLVYSFLYCTYPRDRESAKMKALIESEMQQLESEKVLMEGKYSQVQASEAYEKETVIELDYEVKDGLEVEDSDEKTLLTHGQS, via the exons ATGAAATCAGAAACATTAACACTAGTGCTAGTGAATCTAGCAGGAATAATGGAAAGAGCAGACGAATCTTTATTACCAGGTGTCTACAAAGAAGTTGGAGCTGCTCTACATACTGATCCAACTGGTTTAGGTTCATTGACTCTGTTTCGTTCGATAGTTCAATCTCTTTGTTATCCATTGGCAATGTATCTAGCTGTTCGTCATAATCGTACTCATGTTATTGCTCTTGGTGCTTTTCTATGGGCCGCTGCGACTTTCTTGGTTGGATTCTCTTCCACATTCTTTCAG GTGGCTGTTTCGCGTGGTTTGAATGGTATTGGACTAGCTATGGTTCAACCAGCTATTCAATCCCTTGTTGCTGACTCAACGGAGGACCATAACCGGGGTATGGCTTTTGGCTGGCTTCAACTAACAGGAAATCTTGGGGCAATTCTTGGTGGCATGTTGTCAGTTCTTCTAGCTTCCACTTCATTCATGGGCATTGCTGGTTGGAGAATTGCATTCCATCTTGTTGCAATTGTAAGCATCATAGTTGGAATCTTAGTGCGATTGTATGCCAAAGATTCTCGGTTTATTGAGAAAAATTGTGTGGATGGGGATTCCAGCACAGGAAAATCATTACAGTTGAAGGAGTTCTTTAAAGAAGCAAAATCTGTGATGAAAATCCCGACATTCCAGATTGTCGTAGCCCAGGGTGTTACTGGATCATTTGGAGGGGCGGCTTTGGCGTTCATACCAATGTGGTTAGAAGTTATTGGCTTCTCCCACAAAGAAACGGCTTTTCTCATGAGTATGTATCCAGTTGCTTGTTCCATTGGAGGACTGTTTGGAGGAAAGATGGGAGATATACTTTCTGTCCGTTTACCGAACTCTGGCAGGATCATTTTATCTCAGATAAGTGCAGTTTCATTCATCCCACTGGCATGGATTCTGTTGCTTGGATTACCTTATGATCCCTCCACCGCATTTAAACATGGCCTAGTTTTGTTTATCATTGGCCTGTTCACGTCGTGGAATGCTCCAGCTACCAACAA TCCAATATTTGCAGAGATAGTTCCGGTGAGATCTCGAACAAGCATTTATGCTCTGGATCAATCCTTTGAGAATATATTAGCATCCTTTGCTCCTCCAGTTGTTGGACTTCTATCCCAGCATGTTTTTGGTTACACACCCGCTCCTCGAGGTTCAAGTCAATCAGTTGAAGTTGAAACAGATAAAAAAAATGCAGCTTCGCTAGCCAAGGCACTTTACGCTTCAATAGCTATTCCTTTCACAATTTGCGTCCTCGTTTACTCCTTCCTATATTGTACTTACCCTAGAGACAGAGAGAGCGCAAAAATGAAGGCGCTAATTGAATCTGAGATGCAGCAGTTAGAGTCAGAAAAAGTTCTAATGGAAGGAAAATACTCCCAGGTCCAGGCTTCTGAAGCTTATGAAAAGGAAACTGTGATTGAACTGGATTACGAAGTAAAGGATGGACTCGAAGTCGAAGATAGCGATGAAAAGACACTACTTACCCATGGGCAATCATGA